CGGCCTGCGCTCGCATCCGCCCGAGCAGCAGAGAGCAGGAGAAGTCCTCGGGATACTTGTCGGTGGCGGCCAGCAAGCGGCCAGCGGGGGAGCATGCCGCGGCGCCGACGATGCGCTCGTCCCGCGTGATATCGGCGAGCGTCGCGCCGAGGCGCGCGGGCTCCGCCCCCCAGTGGCGCTCGAGGCTTTGGTGCGCGGCCGAGACGGCGAGGCGCGAGCGCAGCGCGAGATCCGCCTCGAACCAACCCCGCGTCGTATGCGCCAGCGCGAAGTAACCGACGACGCCCAGCAGCGCGAGCGCGGCGAGCAGCACGGCGAGAAAGGGGAGGGAACGACGCATCAGACTCCTTGGTGACCTCGGTGGGTGACCTCGGCTGGTGACCTCGAGAAATGCGGTTGGCGACCTCGGTTCGGGGGTCGGTCGGCGAAGGTCGCCCGCGGGCCCACCCCGAGGCGATGGGCGACTCGCCAGGGGTCGGACCCACGCCGAGTCGTTTGAACACGCCGAGTCGTTGGAACGTGATGCCGGGAGGGGCTCGCGGGCCGCGCAGGCCAGTACGGGGATCCGTCCGTCACGACGGCGACCTCAACACTGCAACGCAGCCCGAGCCCGGCGATCAGCCGGCGCAGCGCCTCTGGCGCAGACTACTAGCATATCGAGCTTGGATGTCCAAGGTCTGCATGCTAGGAGGGGGGCCGATGATGCTCGCCAACCTTGGACTAATCGGCAATTGCCAGCTCTCCGCGCTCGTACGGCGCGACGGCGCGATCGTTTGGTCCTGCATGCCGCGCTTCGACTCACCACCTGTCTTCGCGTCGCTATTGGACGAGGAGCAGGGCGGTGCCTTTACGATCGCGGCCGCCGATCGCCGGACCGGCGTGCAGCGCTACCTGCCGAATACGAACGTACTGGAGACCCGCTTTGAGGACGCCGACGGCGCGTTCCGCGTGCTCGATTTCGCGCCGCGTTTCGTGCTGTACGATCGCAGCTTTCGGCCGCGCAAGCTGCTGCGCATCGTCGAGCCGCTCGCGGGCAACCCACGTATCCGGGTGTCCTGCGATCCCGTGCTCGGCTGGTCCCGCGCGCGCCCTCGCCGCGAGTTCGGTTCCCACCACATCACCTTTCACGGCTATGACGCAGAGCTGCGGCTCACGACAAACGCCGCGATCTCGTACCTCGACGGTGAAGCCTTCGCCCTGACGGAGCGGCTGCACTTCGTGCTCTCCTGGGGTGCACCCGTCGAGGAGGCGCTCGAGCCGCTCTGCGAGCGCTTCCTGCGCGAGACCGTCCGTTACTGGCAGCAGTGGGTCAAGCACTGCGAGGTGCCGCCGATTTACCAGGAGGAAGTGATCCGCTCGGCGCTCGCCCTCAAGCTCCACTGCTTCGAGGACACCGGGGCGATCGTCGCGGCGTTGACCACGTCGATACCGGAGGCGCCTGGTTCGGGGCGCACCTGGGACTATCGCTACTGCTGGCTGCGTGATGCGTTCTATGCCCTCGGCGCCTTCCGCTTGCTCGGCCATTTCGAGGAGCGCGAGCAGTTCCTGCACTTCCTGCTCAATATCGCGGCCTCGGCGCCCGAGCTCGATCTCGCGCCGCTCTATCGCATCGATGGCAAGAGCGACCTCGGCGAGCAGGTGCTCGCGGCGTGGCCGGGCTTCGGCGGCGAGGGGCCGGTGCGCGTCGGGAACGGCGCTGCGAAGCATCAACAGTACGACGTCTTCGGCGAGATGGTGCTCGCGCTGACACCCTTCTTCATGGACGCACGCTTTCGCGAGAAGGTCACGCCGGGGTTGCTCGACCTGGTCACGCGCCTGGCGCAGAAGGCGATCGCGGTGGCTGGCCAGCCCGACGCCGGGATCTGGGAGTTCCGCTCGGAGTGGCGTCCGCAGACCTTCAGCTCGCTGATGTGCTGGGCCGCGGCGGATCGTATGAGCCGCATCGCCAAGCGGCACCGGCCCGCGGACGCCGAGACCTTCGCCAGGGCCGCCGAAAAGATACGCGACGAGTTGCTGCAGCGCGCCGTCGACCCGGTGCGCGGCTGCCTGGTCGCCGACTACGGCGGCAAGGAGGTGGACGCCGCGCTGCTGCAAGCTGTCACGCTGCGGCTCCTGCCGCCCGACGACAAGCGCCTGCATGCCACCGTCGACGCCGTGCGCGATGATCTCGAGCATGAGGGGTGGCTGCGACGCTATCGCACGGACGATGGGTTTGGCGTCCCCGCGGTGGCCTTCATGCTCTGCACCTTCTGGCAGGTCGAGGCGCTAGCCAGGCTTGGGCGCGAGGCCGAGGCACGCACGCTGCTCGATCGCGTCCGCGCCGTGGACTCACCTCTGGGCCTGCTGGCGGAGGATCTCGATCCGGTCTCGAAGATCATGTGGGGTAACTTCCCCCAAGCCTACTCGCACGTCGGGCTGATTCACGCGGCGTTTGCCGCCTCGCCGCGCTGGTTGGAGCACGGCTCATGAGCAGACCTACCTCGCGCGGTCGACCGGTTCAGCGGTCGTCGCCGCCCGAGGCTTGGGGACCGCTGCTGCGCCTGGCGCGCCGCGCGGCCCGTCCGCTCGAGCGCTTCCTGCGAATTGAAGCGGCCAGCGGAATCCTGCTGCTCGTCGCCGCCCTGGTGGCGCTCGCCTGGGCCAACTCGCCCTGGGCAGAGAGCTACGTTCACCTCTGGCACACCCCAGTCGGGATACGCCTTGGCTCGTTCACGCTCGAGCGGAGTCTCGAGTGGTTCGTCAATGACGTGCTGATGGTGATCTTCTTCTTCGTGGTCGGGATGGAGATCCGCCGCGAGATCAATCAGGGCGAGCTGTCGGACTGGCGTCGCGCCGGGCTTCCAGCGGCCGCCGCGCTCGGGGGGATGCTGGCCCCGGCAGGCCTCTACCTGTTGACGGCGGCGGGGAGGCCTGCTCTGCACCCCGGCTGGGGCGTACCGATGGCGACCGACATCGCCTTCGCCGTCGGAATTCTCACGCTCTTGGGCAGGCGCGTTCCCGCGGCCCTGCGCGTCTTGCTGCTCG
The Pseudomonadota bacterium DNA segment above includes these coding regions:
- a CDS encoding glycoside hydrolase family 15 protein, whose amino-acid sequence is MMLANLGLIGNCQLSALVRRDGAIVWSCMPRFDSPPVFASLLDEEQGGAFTIAAADRRTGVQRYLPNTNVLETRFEDADGAFRVLDFAPRFVLYDRSFRPRKLLRIVEPLAGNPRIRVSCDPVLGWSRARPRREFGSHHITFHGYDAELRLTTNAAISYLDGEAFALTERLHFVLSWGAPVEEALEPLCERFLRETVRYWQQWVKHCEVPPIYQEEVIRSALALKLHCFEDTGAIVAALTTSIPEAPGSGRTWDYRYCWLRDAFYALGAFRLLGHFEEREQFLHFLLNIAASAPELDLAPLYRIDGKSDLGEQVLAAWPGFGGEGPVRVGNGAAKHQQYDVFGEMVLALTPFFMDARFREKVTPGLLDLVTRLAQKAIAVAGQPDAGIWEFRSEWRPQTFSSLMCWAAADRMSRIAKRHRPADAETFARAAEKIRDELLQRAVDPVRGCLVADYGGKEVDAALLQAVTLRLLPPDDKRLHATVDAVRDDLEHEGWLRRYRTDDGFGVPAVAFMLCTFWQVEALARLGREAEARTLLDRVRAVDSPLGLLAEDLDPVSKIMWGNFPQAYSHVGLIHAAFAASPRWLEHGS